From Argopecten irradians isolate NY chromosome 2, Ai_NY, whole genome shotgun sequence, the proteins below share one genomic window:
- the LOC138315835 gene encoding uncharacterized protein: MESTQSCDKYAHWNLKELKTELRKRNARVSGRKQELLNRLADYDRNQNFGKTENLDPEYLMTTPDPSSYLDVNCDSVFSGTTLDDLTTYLAKYDKQLDMLIQRMYSERTIRYFRVSTDKDFTYVSSSCYAEYRKGVTYDVDVQFDKNGSIQQAQCDCPAGEGPGAHCKHVCVVLYASVMFQKHRDVKIEETCTQKLQSFHKAKRFIGSPLKAQDINMPGADEFTNLDFDPRPEHLRNDPGYEDNFRNKCLNFSGISKMPIFQLFKPANAFAVAHDHDYLKLTPQDRFLERINLLNITQEKIDAIEERTRGQINNVAWKEERMHHLPSSMYGRICKATDRTDFVKLARSLTHFTDIKTAPLEHGRKYESFAIQKYMSDTGCIVKPCGLFVSMDFPHLSSSPDGIVTDKSIIEVKCPYVSRDKPINSLTVPYLKQTSESGYTLDPNHDYYFQIQGQLLCTSLKECTLIVCHANDLNITDIKYLSVLRDDAFIADMVEKLTNFYHKYFKPTLLDMLYYKPFDQ; this comes from the exons ATGGAATCGACGCAATCGTGTGATAAATATGCACATTGGAATCTTAAAGAGCTCAAAACCGAGTTGAGAAAGAGAAATGCTAGAGTATCCGGTCGTAAACAAGAATTACTTAACCG ACTGGCTGACTATGATAGAAATCAGAATTTTGGAAAGACAGAAAATTTAGACCCAGAGTACCTAATGACCACACCTGATCCTTCATCATACTTGGATGTAAACTGTGATTCAGTGTTTTCTGGCACCACGCTAGACGATCTTACCACTTATTTGGCCAAGTATGACAAGCAGCTAGACATGCTAATACAAAGAATGTATAGTGAGCGAACCATCCGGTATTTTAGAGTATCTACTGACAAAGATTTTACTTATGTATCATCAAGTTGCTATGCTGAATATAGGAAAGGTGTCACATATGATGTTGATGTgcaatttgacaaaaatggttctaTTCAGCAGGCGCAGTGTGACTGCCCAGCAGGAGAGGGACCAGGTGCACATTGTAAACATGTCTGTGTTGTACTGTATGCCTCAGTTATGTTTCAAAAACACAGAGATGTTAAAATTGAGGAGACGTGTACCCAAAAGCTCCAGAGTTTTCACAAAGCAAAGCGATTCATTGGTAGCCCTCTGAAGGCACAGGACATAAATATGCCTGGAGCTGATGAATTTACAAATTTGGATTTTGATCCAAGGCCAGAGCACCTCAGAAATGATCCTGGATATGAAGATAATTTCAGAAATAAGTGTTTAAACTTTTCAGGCATATCCAAAATGCCAATTTTTCAGTTATTTAAGCCTGCCAATGCATTCGCTGTTGCCCATGACCATGATTATTTGAAACTAACACCCCAAGATAGATTTCTTGAAAGAATCAACTTACTCAACATAACACAAGAGAAAATAGATGCAATTGAAGAACGCACACGGGGTCAAATAAATAATGTTGCTTGGAAAGAAGAACGCATGCACCATCTTCCATCATCCATGTATGGAAGAATATGTAAAGCGACGGATCGTACTGATTTTGTGAAGCTAGCTAGATCTTTAacacattttactgacattAAAACAGCACCGTTAGAACATGGTCGCAAATATGAGAGCTTTGCTATACAGAAATACATGAGTGACACAGGGTGCATCGTTAAACCTTGTGGATTGTTTGTGTCCATGGACTTCCCACATCTGTCATCTTCACCAGATGGTATAGTAACTGACAAGTCCATCATTGAGGTTAAGTGCCCTTATGTTTCAAGAGACAAACCAATTAATTCTCTCACTGTACCATATTTGAAACAAACTTCAGAAAGTGGGTACACTTTGGACCCAAACCATGactattattttcaaatccaGGGTCAACTCTTATGTACAAGCTTAAAGGAATGTACTCTTATTGTCTGCCATGCAAATGATCTAAATATCACTGATATTAAGTACCTGTCAGTTCTCAGAGATGATGCCTTCATAGCAGACATGGTTGAAAAGTTAACCAACTTTTATCACAAATACTTCAAACCAACATTGTTGGATATGCTGTACTACAAACCATTTGATCAGTAA